A region of the Lagopus muta isolate bLagMut1 chromosome 2, bLagMut1 primary, whole genome shotgun sequence genome:
TCTAAAGATCTATGTGATTGAGCTTATGACACTGCTAATGTGACACTGACATTAAGAAAAATCATGCAATTGCAAGAATAGGaatttaactgcttttttttccactaattataatttttttcatgtgttaCTGGGATAATACTTTATAACATTGCTTCATCTATATTGTTATATACAGACTGATGTTGGGGACTGTCTTGCTGCGTGTGCTCCGTGGGGCCTCAGTAGGGACTCTTACATGCTACTCCAATGTTAAATATGATTTATGGGACTCTTTGATGTTTTCTATTAAGTTTTTTTGATGAGAAACTTGAGCTACATTGATAAGTGCAACTCAGAAATAGTGTGGTTTGTTTCCTTTAAGCAGAcatgaaatttaattattttttacagttACTTTATTGGTACATAAGCATGTGCAACAATTGTCCTAAGCATAGTAGGAGACTACTAGAAAATATGGACCCAAAccagaggagagaaaggaggcagcaaaaacaaacaaacaaacaaacaaagtgtGAGCAATATTGTAAGGCTTATTCGTGGAAAAGGCCAAACCTTTCAGTCTCCTTCACGGTTGTAAGTTGGAAGGATACTTGATATGTGCAAATCCATATTTAGTTCTCTTGCAAGTATTTAATGCAGCTTTGCTGAACTGAACTGCGTTGGAAAGGGCTGCAGATGGCAGCCACCCTTcttttgaatgtttttgaaGGTTTATTTTTGAGTATAGATAGGACAAGAATGGATTTTCAATTTGAAAAGCCTAAAAGGAGTATATTTTGTGCCTAAGTCATGTTTATGTGTGGGTGTGAGCAGAAGTTCTTGGTTTTTTCCAGACATCTCTCTGGACAAATGTTAAGGATCTTCAGAGCAGGTTTTGCAAGGTCAGTATTTTGAGCAGGTAGGGTAGTAAGTCTTTGTAAGCTTCATTTCTGCACGCCCTTAGCTGAGTTTAGTGACAAAAAGGAGTGAGCTTACCCTAGGATTTTAAGAGCACAGATTTCTAATAGATCTTGGCAGTTCAAAGGCTAAAGAAGCATTTTAATCTTGTGCCCACCCAGTCTCTATACAAATGTAAATATGTCTGTCTTTAACAATTTGCCAAGAAATGTGGTTTTAATTTGTTAGCAGCAACCCCACTCCCTGCAGCTCTTTCAGAGTCAAGTCACAAGTCTGGCGGTGCTTTGACGTTTTTCTCTGTCGTGGTGTCATTGTTTATATGATGTCTGCTTCTGCTGTCCTCCTTTTTATGcctggaatatttttctttaattatttcactGCCTAAAAGGAATTTGGGATTACTAGACAGGATGAGAACagattagcttttttttctttctttaacaagTTCTGAAGTTCCCATAGGAAATAAATAGTATTCCCAAAACAGacaggattttttatttttcttaattaactAAAATAATTAAGtctaataaagaaaataaaggaagtaTCACCAGTAATGGCTGAATCTCTTGGTTGTTTATGGAGTGCCCATTGTTGTTATTTGTGACTCTTTGCCTTCTATTGTGGACTTATTCCAGCCTTAGGGAGTTTACATCACTCCTAATAGCAAAAGGCTCTTTGGTTCCCACAGAGTTTTTCAAAGACTGACTCATATGCCTCATGTTAATTGTTCAGCTCTCAAAATACAGCACTTACAGGGTGTGGTTCTAAGGGGAAAATCTACTGTACTTAGAGGGCATGTTCAGAAGTGTTTCACATATAAatcattttgattatttttttaataccttaACCCTTTTCTGTCACTGTGTTGTGCGATAAGTTACtggcaaacaaaatgaaaggtTGATGATGGCACAGCAAACGTGTCTGCCCTTCCATTCTGAGCCATTAACTTCCAGTCTGACTCAACTCACAGCGGAATGGCTTTGTTATCTCCGCCTTTCTCTGGGGTCTGCTCTTCACACCCTCGACTGCACATTCCAGGCAGCAATCGTTCACTGCTTATAATGGGATACAAGTTAGAACTGAGGTTTATTGCTTACCTGCAGTAGTATGTGTGGACAGCAGCCGTCCTCGATCCTCCCCTGTCTGCACTGACACACAGGTTTTTGTACCAAGTGCTACTTTCCACCCATTGTTTACCATATCTATGAAAATCATCTTAGTGGTCTGGTGATCCTATCATAGGCTGCCTCACTGATGTTCTCAGCTGAGGACTGAAGCAGACGTAATGCAATTAGCCTTTCCAATTACTATAACTTGCAACGAGGAAAGTTCAGATGCTTCTCTGTTTGTACTTCTCTGGCTAACTAAGAGTGCTCTCTGGCTGCTCTGATACAGCATTATTGTGCAAGATCCTTCAGTCTGAGTCGTGCAGATGTTACAGGAAGTCAAATTAGTTTCTACAGACTTTACAGTTAGTCTGTGCATTCTCTTAAAAGTAGCACAGATCTTTTAGTATCTTCATaatatttccttcttcagtAGCTcacaaaatatgaaaacatatgAAGTTAAATTAGGAAGCCCATATCTCTCGCAGGAATAGAAGCAGCAATTCATCCTTCAGATTAAACTAGTCAGGCTTGATTTTTGAGATTGAAATCGCTTTGCACGCACGTCCAGTGTATTTTGTGCTTATTGTAAACACGTGTTGCAGTGTTTGTGCACAGAACTTCATGCATCTGTTAATGTACACACAAACATTTGCACAGATTGCCTCTGAAACGAAGGCTCAAAACAGCTGTAGTTTTTTGAAGTGTCACAAGGGCCCATTTTCTTTGCCTGACTTGACTACCCTCTTTCTGCTTACAAGGCAGAAAACTGATTTCACTGCTTTGTTCTTCTGGAAAGAGTGGTGGGATTTACCCCTTCTCCTATAGGAACTGAAATGGGCAGCTTAATCCCATCTCAGTGACAGGTTCCTGAGTGGCGTTCTAGGTAACATGTTCCATATACATGCTTAGCTTCCTCCCTCTGCTGTCCCCCTGTGTTTCCATTCTTTCATACTGCCTCGCTTTTAGTGAGCTGGATTTAGAGCTCAGATCAAGAAATGATATCAAGAAGCACTCCCTACATTTGATGATCCCCCAGTCAGAAGTTTCATCATTTGAtctgatggagaaaaaagcTATCAGAGGAAAGGAGGCACAGAGAGCCTCTTCTCTTCTTGACTTtgcaatgttgtttttttttttcctttctagccTCAGAGATAATATTATTTTGAAGTGTGTGGTGGTTAATAGTGAAGTCAGCAACTGGCCCTTCTCTCATTGAGATCCTTTCATTGTGAAAGGAAATGCTCACAGcttgaagaaaaagagcattttccttccctccctgttGCCTCAATctcacattatttaaaaatatggtaCTGCTGTTAGTTGAGACCAGAAAGAATTCCCCTGTTGTCCTGTAGTAGCCAACCACCACAAGCTGGAGTGTTTGAATGTTAGTATTAAAAATTTTAACCCTTACCTTCTTAAATGAGCAAGTAATACTCTGTATATTTTTTGTAAGTATGGAAAATTATGGGAATTCTTCTGAGAATAAGTGTATAGACCACTGCGCCAGTCagtctcttcagaaaaaaactgacaAACATGCTCCTGTCTGCAAGAGAGATTCCTGGCATTTGTCACAGTTTGAGCCACAAAGATGTCAAATATTTGCCAACAGTTTCTCAGACAGTTTGGAAAGCTGCATCCTTTATGTTTCagtcttgtttgtttgtgatATATTTTAGCATATGAAATATGTTCACTGGGAGTCTGAAAAGGGAGTGAACTGACTAGACCcaagtattaaaaaattaaaaataattctcttctttgctgtttcttttagaCTGCTCAGATCAGAATAATAAAGAACATCTGCAAGTCTTAGTATTAGAAATGAAGCTTAATGTTGAATAATTGTATCTTGATGTGTCACATTTCAaacctgtgttttcttttggaacagaaagaagtttCCAATGGGacatctgaatatttttctgaatctgctgaaaacagaaagcttcAGCTTAGTCTGAACGAACAGATAAAGCAAGATATCTTGAAGGAAATGTATGTCTCTTTGTTTCTAAGTTGTTATATTTAGAACCTGATAGAATTTGTGTTAATAGAATCTAGTCTATGTAGTAAAATGTCAAATAATATGAACTTCTCTTTAAAAGATTATTCAACATCATTAGGGCTGTCGCTCTGCTGTGAATAAAGGACGTAAAATGATCCTTCTTATTCTGTACgacataaaaaaatgaaagctgttatAACCCGTATAGATATCTCCTGTAGCACAAGGCAGAACCAAAACAGGGTgtctttttcttgaaagaagCTCTGagccaaaataaataagtgcTGTTTGAGTCTGGTGAAAAACACTTgcaaatatgtatttcatttgtttggaGAATCTGCAGTGGTTGTGTGATAGTCTGGATATTTTGCCACAGCTGAAGAGGGCCCTGCACAACTCTGGCCTGTAGTAGATGAGGGCTTTGGTTGGTCAGCAGAGCGTGTTGCCTGCTGTACCAGGgtgctatttttatttgcacCAACTGCCAGAATTTCCACATATTTAGTATATCAACCGTGGACTTGGGGATTTGCTGTGAAGTCTGGCAAACTtgtcttgtttgttgtttttggaaGGGAGATTAGATTTGGAGGATGCCAGTTCTACCTATTCTGTAGGAACCACTTTTCGAAGGAGTTAAATATCAATCTGGGAACTGCTTGGTGCCAGCAGaccagcagaaggcagtgccaaTATGGGGTGTTCTATAGCAATTTAGACTGAAAACTTTAAGTAGGCAGCTTCAGTACTCGTGCACAAAGTTCATTTCGCAATCTGTGTGAAGTTTGGATTGGTAGGTAAGGCACTCTGCCGAGGAGTGTGTATGAACTGATGCTCTGTCATGTCCCTTGTGATTGATTCCCTTTTCCTGTATAATTCCTTTCAGAATATCATCTGCGTGCATTACCTAAGTCCTTCCCAGATGAGCAGGCTTGATATTAGATGAGTGGTGGTTAGCTTTAAAGTAGTGCTTTGAAATGTCCTGGGAAAAATTCCAGAGGAATGTTTCTAAACTAGAGATTAGAAAGTCACACAGGCGCACACACTGCTTCTCCAGCCTGCCCCCCTCTATTCTTAGATATACATTATGCATATGGATATCTGGGAATGGTTTGGAATCATTTAGGCACTTATGACATACTATTTTATCTAGCCGGTTTGGGAAGGAATTCAATATACTTATGTTGTGTTGACCTTTAACACTTGTAATGAATCCAGTTCTGCCTCTTGGAATAGAATGTGAACTCCTTAGTGGCTTAGTCATTAATAAGTAGGGTTCCCCTAGTGCAGTGGAAAATCAGATGGATAATACTTGATATTATCCACACTAGGCAAACATTACTGCTTGTCAAGATGATATAcggggattttttttccacattcaaAAAGAGAGTTGCCCTGGTGGTCTTTCAGATTTTGTAAGAAGGGCAGATTGAGAcagcaaacatttctttttattaaaaacaatatccctttttattgcagtgtgaaaaggacaaaaaaggggaaaaatagtGTGAGCAAACCTCAAACCAACAAGGACTCCAAGAAAGTGGATCTTGGCTCAGTGGGCTTACAGACAGGGAACAGAAAGAATGACTGTCAAACTTCTCCCAGTCCTCAATCAGAAGTGAAATGGAGGAGCACAGGACGGCTAAAGAACTGCATAAATACAGCTGAGAGCAACTTGGAGTTTCCTGTTTCAGAGCTGGAAAATAATGTTAATCAGAGACAGGCAGAGGATGCTAGCAGCCAGCAAAAACCTCATTCTGTGGAGCGGTTGAAGTCAAGACTTCTAAGCAAAAATTCTCCTTGTAGCTATGAGTCAGCACTGCTAGGcccaaaacaaaatcaaaaaatatctgaaacacAGTCTCAACAAAAGAGTTGTAGTTCAGAAGAAAAGTTAAACCATTTCAAAGAAATATCCTCTGAAGAGACTCCTTTTATTCCTGGCAACACAGAAAGGAGTAAGTGCAGTGATGATCACCTAGGTCTGTTCTTGGAGGAGAAGACCCCACTTAATTCCAGGTTGTTTTCTAAacaagactttaaaaaaattgcatctGATGAAAACTTACTTACTTTTGGAACAAACCAATCCCAGCCTCTTTCTATGAGGACAAACCAAAATGAGCCAGACACAACCACTGAAGAATTACCTGTGGTGCCTTTAGCATCCTATTTAGAAATGCAGACTGTGTCTTCAAAGAAGCTGatccaaaaaaggaaaaaagaaggtgAAGATGGTCTCAGGAAGTTAAAACTACGAAGGCTTAAGAAACCATAAAGACTGAAATATCACCATGGTAGTGTGGGCAGACAGCCAGATTTGTGTTTGGAAAGCATATACAAAAAGTAGGAagcaattaaatttaaaaaatttattttttaaaaaagtcaaaattagataaaattttaaataaccAGTTAACGAGGCATCTTAGCTATTTGGAACTGTAATGAAGGTAATCATATCTTTTCGTATTAGATACATAAATATTGTACAAACCAAGTGTAatatttagagaaagaaaaatctcctaTAACATAATATTTACTAAGCAAAATTTCAGACCAGTGATTGTTTTGATACTATTAAGAAGTCCTGACAGCTGATGACAGTATGAGCTCAAATCACTATTGTAATCCCTCAACAGCTacagttatctttttttttccttgtttctaaGCACACAGTTTGTTTTGGTCAAAATTAATCCTTTTCCATGTTAGGAAGTTTCTGGTTTATTCATATGATATTTACAAGAGTAAGACAAGTTGAGGTTATTTCAAATACATCTTTAGCTGGATTTTGATATTGTTGGTAATTGAAGGGCTGCATTTTCAGTTGGCTTTCCCTTGCTTGTGCTTGGGCAGTTTTCACATGAATACCTATTTCTAAACTGAGCTGTGGATACAAGTGGTCATGCATTTGCTACCTGTAAAAATGTAACACAAACATGCACTCAGGTTTCAAAATCAACCCTTGTTTGTGTGTGAGGTCACCACACGGTGCTTTTGAGGTGTTAGCAATTGGAATTTTTTAAGATAGGGATAATTTTTAACTGTTCAAGGCTTTTTGGTACTCTTTTTGTAACTTGAATGCTAATGTGCTATGGAAATGTAACTTCCTAtttcatgtttatatttttaaatggttaaAATAAAACGGCAAGCAATTTCCTTTTGACCCTTCTCTCAAAATCAGTGTAAGCACAGACATTttatgtgaagaaaatattgcaaaattCTTACTGACACACACTTATGTTGTGAGTAGACTCATCTAGATTCATGGGGAGATCCACATCCGTGGCACTAGAGGTGGTGTGTAGTACCGGTGAGAGTCAATAACTCAGCAGCTGTCAGCAAAGCACTGATAGTTGAACAGCATCTTTGCTGCTATaaaaaacttctgctttttcctaaAGGAAA
Encoded here:
- the LOC125690178 gene encoding protein SLX4IP isoform X1 gives rise to the protein MASDKFVIKCGNFAVLVDVHILPEGSNKDTSWFSDQEKEEVCMYLEEVVVSRIKRYLEAPKKRGQWKSVEHASSAPLFITANNFHITAYFMKRWVNLRCALGKRYRELRMFPDKFVVCISKLEFNPSAWTCESGAPKEVSNGTSEYFSESAENRKLQLSLNEQIKQDILKEIVKRTKKGKNSVSKPQTNKDSKKVDLGSVGLQTGNRKNDCQTSPSPQSEVKWRSTGRLKNCINTAESNLEFPVSELENNVNQRQAEDASSQQKPHSVERLKSRLLSKNSPCSYESALLGPKQNQKISETQSQQKSCSSEEKLNHFKEISSEETPFIPGNTERSKCSDDHLGLFLEEKTPLNSRLFSKQDFKKIASDENLLTFGTNQSQPLSMRTNQNEPDTTTEELPVVPLASYLEMQTVSSKKLIQKRKKEGEDGLRKLKLRRLKKP
- the LOC125690178 gene encoding protein SLX4IP isoform X2 — protein: MWLAQTCGNFAVLVDVHILPEGSNKDTSWFSDQEKEEVCMYLEEVVVSRIKRYLEAPKKRGQWKSVEHASSAPLFITANNFHITAYFMKRWVNLRCALGKRYRELRMFPDKFVVCISKLEFNPSAWTCESGAPKEVSNGTSEYFSESAENRKLQLSLNEQIKQDILKEIVKRTKKGKNSVSKPQTNKDSKKVDLGSVGLQTGNRKNDCQTSPSPQSEVKWRSTGRLKNCINTAESNLEFPVSELENNVNQRQAEDASSQQKPHSVERLKSRLLSKNSPCSYESALLGPKQNQKISETQSQQKSCSSEEKLNHFKEISSEETPFIPGNTERSKCSDDHLGLFLEEKTPLNSRLFSKQDFKKIASDENLLTFGTNQSQPLSMRTNQNEPDTTTEELPVVPLASYLEMQTVSSKKLIQKRKKEGEDGLRKLKLRRLKKP
- the LOC125690178 gene encoding protein SLX4IP isoform X6, which encodes MWLAQTEVCMYLEEVVVSRIKRYLEAPKKRGQWKSVEHASSAPLFITANNFHITAYFMKRWVNLRCALGKRYRELRMFPDKFVVCISKLEFNPSAWTCESGAPKEVSNGTSEYFSESAENRKLQLSLNEQIKQDILKEIVKRTKKGKNSVSKPQTNKDSKKVDLGSVGLQTGNRKNDCQTSPSPQSEVKWRSTGRLKNCINTAESNLEFPVSELENNVNQRQAEDASSQQKPHSVERLKSRLLSKNSPCSYESALLGPKQNQKISETQSQQKSCSSEEKLNHFKEISSEETPFIPGNTERSKCSDDHLGLFLEEKTPLNSRLFSKQDFKKIASDENLLTFGTNQSQPLSMRTNQNEPDTTTEELPVVPLASYLEMQTVSSKKLIQKRKKEGEDGLRKLKLRRLKKP
- the LOC125690178 gene encoding protein SLX4IP isoform X7, translated to MYLEEVVVSRIKRYLEAPKKRGQWKSVEHASSAPLFITANNFHITAYFMKRWVNLRCALGKRYRELRMFPDKFVVCISKLEFNPSAWTCESGAPKEVSNGTSEYFSESAENRKLQLSLNEQIKQDILKEIVKRTKKGKNSVSKPQTNKDSKKVDLGSVGLQTGNRKNDCQTSPSPQSEVKWRSTGRLKNCINTAESNLEFPVSELENNVNQRQAEDASSQQKPHSVERLKSRLLSKNSPCSYESALLGPKQNQKISETQSQQKSCSSEEKLNHFKEISSEETPFIPGNTERSKCSDDHLGLFLEEKTPLNSRLFSKQDFKKIASDENLLTFGTNQSQPLSMRTNQNEPDTTTEELPVVPLASYLEMQTVSSKKLIQKRKKEGEDGLRKLKLRRLKKP
- the LOC125690178 gene encoding protein SLX4IP isoform X4: MCGNFAVLVDVHILPEGSNKDTSWFSDQEKEEVCMYLEEVVVSRIKRYLEAPKKRGQWKSVEHASSAPLFITANNFHITAYFMKRWVNLRCALGKRYRELRMFPDKFVVCISKLEFNPSAWTCESGAPKEVSNGTSEYFSESAENRKLQLSLNEQIKQDILKEIVKRTKKGKNSVSKPQTNKDSKKVDLGSVGLQTGNRKNDCQTSPSPQSEVKWRSTGRLKNCINTAESNLEFPVSELENNVNQRQAEDASSQQKPHSVERLKSRLLSKNSPCSYESALLGPKQNQKISETQSQQKSCSSEEKLNHFKEISSEETPFIPGNTERSKCSDDHLGLFLEEKTPLNSRLFSKQDFKKIASDENLLTFGTNQSQPLSMRTNQNEPDTTTEELPVVPLASYLEMQTVSSKKLIQKRKKEGEDGLRKLKLRRLKKP
- the LOC125690178 gene encoding protein SLX4IP isoform X3, with the protein product MMPCGNFAVLVDVHILPEGSNKDTSWFSDQEKEEVCMYLEEVVVSRIKRYLEAPKKRGQWKSVEHASSAPLFITANNFHITAYFMKRWVNLRCALGKRYRELRMFPDKFVVCISKLEFNPSAWTCESGAPKEVSNGTSEYFSESAENRKLQLSLNEQIKQDILKEIVKRTKKGKNSVSKPQTNKDSKKVDLGSVGLQTGNRKNDCQTSPSPQSEVKWRSTGRLKNCINTAESNLEFPVSELENNVNQRQAEDASSQQKPHSVERLKSRLLSKNSPCSYESALLGPKQNQKISETQSQQKSCSSEEKLNHFKEISSEETPFIPGNTERSKCSDDHLGLFLEEKTPLNSRLFSKQDFKKIASDENLLTFGTNQSQPLSMRTNQNEPDTTTEELPVVPLASYLEMQTVSSKKLIQKRKKEGEDGLRKLKLRRLKKP
- the LOC125690178 gene encoding protein SLX4IP isoform X5, whose amino-acid sequence is MASDKFVIKEVCMYLEEVVVSRIKRYLEAPKKRGQWKSVEHASSAPLFITANNFHITAYFMKRWVNLRCALGKRYRELRMFPDKFVVCISKLEFNPSAWTCESGAPKEVSNGTSEYFSESAENRKLQLSLNEQIKQDILKEIVKRTKKGKNSVSKPQTNKDSKKVDLGSVGLQTGNRKNDCQTSPSPQSEVKWRSTGRLKNCINTAESNLEFPVSELENNVNQRQAEDASSQQKPHSVERLKSRLLSKNSPCSYESALLGPKQNQKISETQSQQKSCSSEEKLNHFKEISSEETPFIPGNTERSKCSDDHLGLFLEEKTPLNSRLFSKQDFKKIASDENLLTFGTNQSQPLSMRTNQNEPDTTTEELPVVPLASYLEMQTVSSKKLIQKRKKEGEDGLRKLKLRRLKKP